One stretch of Fictibacillus sp. b24 DNA includes these proteins:
- a CDS encoding spore germination protein gives MAESHNELLSSDLTQNLEIIEKKMKQTADLKRRKLVFHGETIILLYLDTMTDKESIELHIISPINKQASENIENALGTKQFSIMTTYKDISSSLAEGNTILLTENCKIAYSIATLSDEKRAINESLNEKVTMGAHDSFVESAATNISLLRKRLRTPEFKVEYQTYGSDTNVEVAICYLESKVDQTVLHSIKSRLEKIKNDDVINSRQIQEALEDYPYSPFPQSLRTERPDRAVFNLLNGNTVIFLEHEPSALITPISFYSFLRSPEDYNSRWFVNFFYYSLRLLAFILSVTLPAFYIAVNAYHSAILPVSTFYTLKLSVLNVPFHPLIEAVMMQIVLELLKEASVRLPSAVAQTIGTVGAIVIGSAIVQTNFISNTMVVVIAITAVSSFVIPIGEMSTSIRLMSFPLIFLAAIFGFIGIAFGLMVYTTHLVKLTSAGKAYVEAPKIFQSFFNTKPKNRKGQDTNAHE, from the coding sequence ATGGCCGAATCTCATAATGAATTGCTTAGTTCTGATCTAACGCAAAACTTAGAAATAATAGAAAAAAAAATGAAGCAGACGGCGGATTTAAAACGAAGAAAATTAGTTTTTCATGGTGAAACGATTATCCTTCTGTACCTTGATACGATGACGGATAAAGAATCGATCGAACTCCATATAATTAGTCCCATCAACAAGCAAGCATCTGAAAATATCGAGAATGCATTAGGTACTAAACAATTTTCTATCATGACAACATATAAAGACATAAGCAGCTCTTTAGCAGAAGGAAATACTATTTTGCTTACGGAGAACTGCAAAATTGCCTATTCCATTGCGACTTTATCGGATGAAAAACGTGCGATCAATGAATCTTTGAACGAAAAAGTAACGATGGGCGCACATGATAGTTTTGTGGAAAGCGCCGCTACAAATATATCGTTGCTTCGCAAAAGGCTCAGAACACCAGAGTTTAAAGTGGAATATCAAACTTATGGATCGGATACAAATGTAGAAGTTGCGATATGTTATCTCGAGTCAAAAGTGGATCAGACTGTCCTTCATTCGATCAAAAGCCGGTTAGAAAAGATCAAGAATGATGATGTCATTAACTCCAGGCAGATACAAGAGGCGCTTGAAGATTATCCGTATTCCCCCTTCCCGCAATCCTTACGAACGGAAAGACCGGATCGGGCAGTCTTTAATCTCCTAAATGGGAATACTGTAATTTTTCTTGAACACGAACCTTCTGCATTGATTACACCAATATCTTTTTATTCCTTTTTAAGAAGTCCTGAGGATTATAACTCACGCTGGTTCGTTAACTTTTTTTACTATTCATTGCGATTACTGGCTTTTATCTTGTCGGTCACACTCCCGGCTTTTTATATCGCTGTTAATGCGTATCATTCTGCTATCTTACCGGTGAGCACTTTTTACACACTCAAGCTTTCCGTTTTGAACGTCCCGTTTCATCCTCTTATTGAAGCGGTCATGATGCAAATTGTTTTGGAATTATTGAAGGAAGCTTCCGTCAGACTCCCATCAGCAGTTGCACAAACGATTGGTACAGTAGGAGCTATTGTGATCGGTTCAGCAATCGTTCAAACCAATTTCATTTCCAACACCATGGTTGTAGTAATTGCGATTACAGCCGTTTCATCCTTTGTTATTCCAATCGGCGAAATGAGTACAAGCATACGGCTCATGAGTTTTCCATTAATTTTCCTGGCAGCTATTTTCGGTTTTATTGGAATCGCATTTGGATTGATGGTATATACGACACACCTTGTAAAGCTGACTTCTGCTGGGAAAGCTTATGTGGAGGCACCTAAAATATTTCAGTCATTCTTTAACACAAAGCCTAAAAACAGAAAGGGTCAGGATACGAATGCTCACGAATAA
- a CDS encoding helix-turn-helix transcriptional regulator — MNVGEKIRYFRKVKNLSQQELAAGICSVPYLSKIENSVTEPSEEIQQHLASRLEIRLNSLNENELIHKYVDLFHSLYKRDHLSAERKFQVLGDSPTQSVDEDILHKIFKSIYVMMTTLDVHGVQNLLNEVGYIENVIKGEKAFYYLLARGQLSYFLKDYENSFNYFLLAEKQLEDSRFQEWEKGYLLYMIGLSANQLYKNIVALEYTNQALMIFEKSYFFKRCADCRIILAIIHLRIRNFDESTKQLLLAETIANTFDDGVLQGIIYHNLGSIATHKGETEKAIDLFSKSLKAKEKIPLTEKLSTIYMLVKEYQNTHSREKGVELIETWLGELHENPLYREYELHLLYHKHLFTNGDHTETSIRFMVKELIPHFEQRNEWIHLAEYYPVLGKYFEKNQKYKQASMYYSMAYDALRKMHEVGVTYV, encoded by the coding sequence ATGAATGTAGGAGAAAAGATACGTTATTTCCGAAAAGTCAAAAATTTGTCCCAACAAGAACTGGCTGCCGGAATTTGTTCGGTTCCATATTTGAGCAAGATAGAAAATAGTGTCACAGAGCCGTCTGAGGAAATACAGCAGCATTTAGCGAGTCGATTAGAAATCAGACTAAATTCCTTAAATGAAAATGAGCTGATACATAAATATGTAGATTTGTTTCATTCTCTTTATAAGAGAGACCACCTATCTGCTGAACGAAAATTTCAAGTATTGGGTGACTCACCTACACAATCTGTTGATGAAGATATTTTACATAAAATTTTCAAGAGCATTTACGTTATGATGACGACTTTAGATGTACATGGTGTTCAAAATCTGTTAAATGAAGTCGGATATATTGAAAATGTGATAAAAGGGGAAAAGGCGTTTTATTACTTACTTGCTAGAGGGCAGCTCAGCTACTTCTTAAAAGATTACGAGAATTCCTTTAACTACTTTTTATTGGCTGAAAAACAATTAGAGGATAGTCGTTTTCAAGAATGGGAAAAGGGATATTTGCTGTACATGATCGGTCTTTCAGCCAATCAGCTATATAAAAATATTGTTGCCTTGGAATACACCAATCAAGCTTTAATGATATTTGAGAAAAGCTATTTCTTTAAGAGATGTGCCGATTGCAGAATAATACTCGCTATCATTCATCTTCGCATAAGAAATTTTGATGAATCAACTAAACAATTGCTGCTCGCTGAAACGATCGCAAACACCTTTGATGACGGGGTGTTACAGGGAATTATCTATCATAACTTAGGAAGTATCGCCACCCATAAAGGGGAAACAGAAAAAGCGATTGATCTCTTTTCTAAAAGCTTAAAAGCAAAGGAAAAAATCCCCCTAACTGAAAAACTATCAACGATTTATATGTTGGTGAAAGAATATCAAAACACACACAGCCGCGAAAAAGGTGTAGAACTCATAGAAACCTGGCTGGGAGAGCTACATGAAAATCCGCTGTATCGAGAATATGAGCTTCATCTTCTCTATCACAAACACCTATTCACAAACGGCGATCATACTGAAACTAGCATTCGTTTTATGGTAAAAGAGCTGATCCCTCACTTTGAACAAAGAAACGAATGGATTCACCTAGCCGAATATTACCCCGTACTCGGAAAATACTTTGAGAAAAATCAAAAGTATAAACAAGCGAGTATGTATTATTCGATGGCCTATGATGCGCTAAGAAAAATGCATGAAGTCGGTGTTACGTACGTTTAA